From one Rhopalosiphum padi isolate XX-2018 chromosome 2, ASM2088224v1, whole genome shotgun sequence genomic stretch:
- the LOC132921871 gene encoding uncharacterized protein LOC132921871: MFLVLIYCISLSILQITGVSVTWNSPASRIYSSINSKSVPIYNGRLQQQSSTIQPFSISGGTLTSLNANQNLEMSSNRGLGLNTKKILVRQDGQLADNNGDGVSENTITNTGSSEISGGSSKSSTNIQYVDIPVQVKGPELSSIYHGINKNSETSRINDVSKLYESSGIDRGFQLGNIGILEEEGRGFNGSVGSMQFGKQNEDRAGGASGEEGEEEEGRGFSGSKGSIRFHRKNENRAGGSGGEEEGEEEEGRGFSGSKGSIRVGKQNDDRFGGMGGEEGGVGFSGSKGSIRFGGNNDGRFGGMGGEEGGVGFSGSKASIRFGGNNDDRFGGSSGEEGGIGFSGSKGSIRVGKQNDDRYSGSGGDEGGVGFSGSKGSIRFGENNDGRFGGMGGEEGGVGFSGSKGSIRFGGNNDGRFGGSGGEEGGVGFSGSKGSIRFGGNNDGRFGGMGGEEGGVGFSGSKASIRFGGNNDDRFGGSGGEEGGVGFSGSKGSIRFGGKNDGRFGGMGGDEGGIGFSGSKGSIRFGGKNDGKFGGSGGEEGGVGFSGSKGSIRFGGKNDGRFGGMGGEEGGIGFSGSKGSIRFGGKNGGRFGGSGGEEGGIGFSGSKLSIRISGTNDGKTDRSGGGNIKIGGGRIARKLSKLRDIGKVNRGGEKRNFRGSVGGLQFSNENGDKESNTVNIKMTGGNYGSGRFGSNIKSNSFRGDSGMSEVGGSRSFGERNMFSKTGGNY, encoded by the exons ATGTTTCTCGtacttatttattgtatttcattatcCATCCTAcag atcaCTGGAGTTTCAGTTACATGGAATTCTCCTGCAAGTAGAATATATTCATCTATAAACAGTAAATCG gtACCAATATACAATGGGCGTTTACAGCAACAGTCTTCAACAATACAACCTTTTAGTATATCAGGAGGCACATTAACAAGTCTTAATGCAAATCAAAATCTGGAAATGTCATCTAACAGAGGTTTGGGGCTAAATACAAAGAAGATTCTTGTAAGACAAGACGGTCAACTTGCAGATAATAATGGTGACGGAGTGTCAGAAAATACAATTACTAATACTGGTTCCTCTGAAATAAGTGGTGGATCTTCAAAATCTTCAACAAATATTCAATATGTTGATATTCCAGTTCAGGTTAAGGGACCTGAGTTATCAAGTATTTATcatggaataaataaaaatagcgaAACGAGCCGTATAAATGACGTTAGTAAATTGTATGAATCTAGTGGCATAGATAGAGGTTTTCAATTAGGAAATATAGGCATATTAGAAGAAGAGGGTAGAGGGTTTAATGGGTCGGTCGGATCAATGCAatttggtaaacaaaatgaggATAGAGCGGGTGGAGCTAGTGGAGAAGAAGGAGAAGAAGAAGAAGGTAGAGGATTCAGTGGATCAAAAGGATCTATAAGATTTCATAGAAAAAATGAGAATAGAGCAGGTGGATCTGGTGGAGAAGAAGAAGGAGAAGAAGAAGAAGGTAGAGGATTTAGCGGATCAAAAGGATCTATAAGagttggtaaacaaaatgatgATAGATTTGGTGGAATGGGTGGGGAAGAAGGGGGTGTGGGTTTTAGTGGATCAAAAGGATCTATAAGATTCGGTGGAAATAACGATGGTAGATTTGGTGGAATGGGTGGGGAAGAAGGGGGTGTGGGTTTTAGTGGATCAAAAGCATCTATAAGATTCGGTGGAAATAACGATGATAGATTTGGAGGATCGAGTGGGGAAGAAGGGGGTATAGGATTTAGTGGATCAAAAGGATCTATAAGagttggtaaacaaaatgatgATAGATATAGTGGATCGGGTGGGGACGAAGGGGGTGTGGGTTTTAGTGGATCAAAAGGATCTATTAGATTCGGTGAAAATAACGATGGTAGATTTGGTGGAATGGGTGGGGAAGAAGGGGGTGTGGGTTTTAGTGGATCAAAAGGATCTATAAGATTTGGTGGAAATAATGATGGTAGATTTGGAGGATCGGGTGGGGAAGAAGGGGGTGTGGGTTTTAGTGGATCAAAAGGATCTATAAGATTCGGTGGAAATAACGATGGTAGATTTGGTGGAATGGGTGGGGAAGAAGGGGGTGTGGGTTTTAGTGGATCAAAAGCATCTATAAGATTCGGTGGAAATAACGATGATAGATTTGGAGGATCGGGTGGGGAAGAAGGGGGTGTGGGTTTTAGTGGATCAAAAGGATCTATAAGATTCGGTGGAAAAAATGATGGTAGATTTGGTGGAATGGGTGGGGATGAAGGGGGTATAGGATTTAGTGGATCAAAAGGATCTATAAGATTCGGTGGAAAAAATGATGGTAAATTTGGAGGATCGGGTGGGGAAGAAGGGGGTGTGGGTTTTAGTGGATCAAAAGGATCTATAAGATTCGGTGGAAAAAATGATGGTAGATTTGGTGGAATGGGTGGGGAAGAAGGGGGTATAGGATTTAGTGGATCAAAAGGATCTATTAGATTCGGTGGAAAAAATGGTGGTAGATTTGGTGGATCTGGTGGGGAAGAAGGAGGTATAGGTTTTAGTGGATCAAAATTATCTATAAGAATCAGTGGTACAAATGATGGTAAAACTGATCGATCAGGTGGAGGAAACATAAAAATTGGCGGAGGGCGTATAGCTCGTAAATTGTCAAAACTTAGAGACATTGGTAAAGTAAATCGAGGTGGTGAAAAGAGAAATTTTAGAGGGTCAGTTGGAGGTTTACAATTTAGTAATGAAAATGGAGATAAAGAGTCGAATACTGTTAACATAAAAATGACTGGGGGAAATTATGGAAGTGGAAGATTTGgtagtaatattaaaagtaactcATTTAGAGGAGATAGTGGTATGAGTGAAGTAGGTGGTAGTAGATCATTTGGTGAAAGAAATATGTTCAGTAAAACTGGTGGAAATTATTAA
- the LOC132922867 gene encoding uncharacterized protein LOC132922867 gives MMKFVLIVVIFISLQYKSSQYGMMLSPLFRPYYNTDRYSQTMYGYPQTTAFYSVYRNDIPENRSNLIPKKTRNVEQTPSQQNEMQEMQLRLDLLRNHFKKIQEPSATNNSPKTETNPNVAIYKGKPTRKTSASFRSASV, from the exons ATGATGAAATTTGTGTTAATCgtggttatatttatatctttacaATATAAGTCTTCTCAATATGGCATGATGTTATCTCCGTTGTTTCGGCCATACTACAATACAGATAGGTACTCACAGACTATGTACGGATACCCGCAAACCACTGCATTCTATAGTGTCTATAGAAATGATATCCCGGAAAACAGGAGTAATCTTATTccaaaaaag ACGAGAAATGTTGAACAAACGCCAAGTCAACAGAATGAGATGCAAGAAATGCAATTAAGGTTAGATTTATTAAggaatcattttaaaaaaattcaagaacCATCAGCTACTAATAATTCACCAAAGACAGAAACTAATCCAAATGTTGCAATCTACAAAGGAAAACCTACAAGAAAAACATCGGCATCGTTTAGATCAGCAtctgtgtaa